A stretch of Drosophila gunungcola strain Sukarami chromosome 3L unlocalized genomic scaffold, Dgunungcola_SK_2 000002F, whole genome shotgun sequence DNA encodes these proteins:
- the LOC128257541 gene encoding LOW QUALITY PROTEIN: G patch domain-containing protein 1 homolog (The sequence of the model RefSeq protein was modified relative to this genomic sequence to represent the inferred CDS: inserted 1 base in 1 codon): MDEEEHLHRFGTPLQPLDKDVVPAKKPVSIEDQVVKDENGKRRFHGAFTGGFSAGFWNTVGSLEGWTPQTFKSSRAEKATPRVQLKPEDFMDNEDLGEFGIAPQGIRTRDEFAKEDEQEQRSGQRRRKLMQPELGVGPIPGVPVLEQLLRPVRDKVAVRILKSMGWKPGQGVGPRQTRKEKRQATARNTREQYLLDHYGVEELPAQKETNGEDSNAEDEDDEDITFAPDDYEPIFYAPKENRFGMSYSGLSRDPVLSKSASSTAKPMQHINLFGQLEEQAKSKQLSIRGQAFGVGAFEEEDEDIYARDDMTRYDFSLADKKPKQKKQQHVQQRHVIDGFSEDKSGAALQKPYAIDLPRDFQARNWLQRRSRFAPMDKERAKKLETATEYKRSGLGRHDLNPDQRAQLLGEQKQEETPVEEQPKRNPFKDRGKSLLERINARTEGFTKGGVITESGEEQRTELTKXVKESNAAIQEKAALKTKDLAPSTSSSGAFKPFLADEAKQLRYEKFVDSKLTNDTEITELLASMQPVTLSLWDREMEKKEFIQAAKIYRPLVGLMNDRFISEGNVEAEKVKEQEKTPEERKIVMERTKSMWKPTSLLCKRYNIAEPFGGAMLEPEKELKTKPKISVFDYLETSINTKANFQTPSIIPKHIEKPKPKVVEPPALPAPSPPVANEPEKPPTKEEPSKFTFVPKTPLEQAVDESRDKPISEKVDLFKSIFDDSDEEETVEEPPENPAQDKLAALQEALGLPSASTSSAAAHNVLRNTSPPRGIFAALFKPTEEPAPKEPAPPKFAPIEGNKLKISYKSREERLRNDKELAMAEVPPEDIYGPKLPGAFPQKPAASEDRAEASIDAKLQQLWQQHAPKKRKAEKWVEKKSISSSEDSDNSSSDDSSFSDSSGGKAKKSKKSHKSSSSKKSKKSKLKSKKKSKKSDRSKHKSKKKKSKH; the protein is encoded by the exons ATGGACGAGGAAGAGCATCTACATCGCTTTGGAACTCCTTTGCAGCCATTAGATAAGG ATGTTGTGCCGGCAAAAAAGCCTGTGAGCATCGAAGACCAAGTTGTAAAGGACGAAAATGGAAAGCGGAGGTTCCATGGCGCCTTCACCGGCGGCTTCAGTGCTGGCTTCTGGAACACCGTGGGCTCCCTGGAGGGCTGGACGCCGCAGACCTTCAAGAGCTCGCGGGCGGAGAAGGCAACTCCGCGGGTGCAGCTGAAACCGGAGGACTTTATGGACAACGAGGATCTGGGCGAGTTTGGCATTGCTCCCCAGGGAATTCGGACGCGCGATGAGTTCGCCAAGGAGGATGAGCAGGAGCAACGGTCCGGGCAACGGCGCCGTAAGCTGATGCAGCCAGAGTTGGGAGTGGGACCCATACCAGGTGTTCCAGTGCTGGAGCAACTCCTGCGACCGGTGCGCGACAAAGTGGCTGTTCGGATACTCAAGAGCATGGGCTGGAAACCAGGCCAAGGAGTTGGTCCACGACAAACGCGCAAGGAGAAGCGCCAGGCCACTGCAAGAAACACAAGGGAGCAGTATCTGCTGGACCACTACGGCGTCGAGGAATTACCAGCCCAAAAAGAGACCAATGGAGAAGATAGCAATGctgaggacgaggacgacgaagATATTACCTTTGCGCCGGACGACTATGAGCCCATCTTTTACGCGCCCAAGGAGAATCGCTTTGGCATGAGCTACTCCGGCCTCAGCCGTGATCCCGTCCTATCGAAGTCCGCCTCTAGCACTGCCAAGCCCATGCAGCACATCAATCTCTTTGGccagctggaggagcaggcTAAAAGCAAGCAACTCTCCATTCGTGGTCAGGCCTTTGGAGTGGGAGCTttcgaggaggaggacgaggacaTCTACGCCCGCGATGATATGACCCGCTACGACTTCTCGCTGGCAGACAAGAAACCCAAGCAAAAGAAGCAGCAACATGTCCAGCAGCGCCACGTCATCGATGGCTTTAGTGAGGACAAATCGGGGGCAGCTCTTCAGAAGCCCTATGCCATTGACTTGCCCAGAGACTTCCAGGCCAGGAACTGGCTACAGCGAAGGTCTCGATTTGCTCCAATGGACAAGGAACGAGCCAAAAAACTTGAGACAGCCACGGAGTATAAGCGTTCGGGTCTGGGCAGGCACGATCTCAATCCCGACCAGCGGGCGCAGCTTCTGGGAGAACAGAAACAAGAGGAAACGCCAGTGGAGGAACAGCCCAAGCGGAATCCCTTCAAGGATCGTGGTAAATCATTGCTAGAACGCATCAATGCCCGGACTGAGGGATTCACTAAGGGTGGGGTAATCACTGAAAGTGGCGAGGAGCAGCGAACTGAACTGACTA AGGTAAAGGAGTCAAATGCAGCTATACAAGAGAAAGCTGCCCTGAAGACCAAGGATTTGG ctcccTCAACTTCATCTTCTGGCGCCTTCAAACCATTCCTGGCCGATGAAGCCAAACAGTTGCGCTATGAAAAATTTGTGGACTCAAAGCTAACAAATGACACAGAGATTACCGAACTGCTGGCCAGCATGCAGCCAGTCACACTGTCTCTGTGGGATCGGGAAATGGAGAAAAAGGAGTTCATCCAGGCAGCAAAGATCTATCGCCCGTTGGTTGGCCTTATGAACGACAGATTCATTTCGGAAGGCAATGTCGAGGCGGAAAAGGTCAAGGAGCAGGAAAAGACGCCTGAGGAGCGAAAAATAGTAATGGAGCGAACGAAGAGCATGTGGAAGCCCACGTCACTGCTCTGCAAAAGGTACAACATTGCTGAACCCTTTGGTGGTGCCATGCTGGAACCAGAAAAGGAACTCAAGACCAAGCCGAAGATTTCGGTTTTCGATTACCTGGAAACGTCTATAAACACAAAAGCAAACTTTCAGACACCCTCTATTATACCCAAGCACATAGAAAAGCCTAAACCGAAGGTAGTGGAACCCCCAGCTCTTCCTGCTCCATCTCCTCCGGTAGCTAATGAGCCAGAGAAACCGCCTACGAAAGAAGAGCCTTCCAAGTTTACATTTGTGCCCAAAACTCCGTTGGAGCAGGCGGTGGATGAATCCCGCGACAAACCCATTTCAGAGAAGGTTGACCTATTCAAGAGCATCTTCGatgacagcgacgaggaggagaCTGTTGAGGAACCACCAGAGAACCCAGCTCAGGACAAATTGGCTGCCCTGCAAGAGGCTTTAGGCTTGCCCTCCGCGTCGACAtcttcagcagcagcacatAATGTCCTGAGGAACACTTCGCCTCCCAGAGGAATCTTTGCAGCCTTGTTCAAACCAACAGAGGAGCCAGCACCCAAGGAGCCAGCTCCACCCAAGTTCGCTCCCATCGAGGGgaataagttaaaaatttcGTACAAATCACGAGAGGAACGACTGAGAAACGATAAGGAATTAGCCATGGCTGAGGTGCCGCCCGAGGATATCTACGGACCAAAATTGCCAGGAGCGTTTCCCCAGAAACCTGCAGCATCAGAGGATCGGGCAGAGGCCAGCATCGATGCCAAACTACAGCAGCTTTGGCAGCAGCATGCTCCCAAAAAGCGGAAAGCTGAAAAATGGGTGGAAAAGAAGAGCATATCGAGCAGCGAGGACAGTGATAATAGTTCCAGCGATGATTCTTCATTCTCCGATTCCTCTGGTGGCAAGGCCAAGAAATCCAAGAAGTCACACAAGAGCTCCAGCTCGAAAAAGTCCAAGAAATCAAAATTGAAATCCAAGAAAAAGTCCAAAAAGAGCGACAGATCCAAACACAAGagcaaaaagaagaagagcaAACACtga